A part of Antechinus flavipes isolate AdamAnt ecotype Samford, QLD, Australia chromosome 6, AdamAnt_v2, whole genome shotgun sequence genomic DNA contains:
- the LOC127540777 gene encoding perilipin-3-like: MSSTEPKSDSSAHAAEPASQGVLASVGNVVLVSPTSNKDWATSASLKKENLQLQPTDEAPEENLPVFLQASPSQVTAIPSLASRAKNVVASIRIRDLSVAFQSGLDITKSKFAIDTKTASDLAKFDQRMLDSTDESQQSEEGDAHYLPMTDDELAEIAEIQSSGEWKIPSLQQQRKTQRYFVRLGSLPLNLHQQAIEYSVVKLEQIKQNVFETHLQLSQIISLINNVKQTGTPWCESQEKLDQIWVHWNRLFPTNNKQDAAKIESRTLLLFMKLFYKLLNIILLLLSSTRGLYDDIWRKIRQSLYCIREYEATLANLNSFQDLSCKFINLIQEESSKILAFLDQIQDNLAEDKPFTWIMGPFVPSNQGSQKAEKTFEKVSED, encoded by the coding sequence ATGTCTTCCACTGAACCTAAATCTGATTCTAGTGCTCATGCAGCCGAGCCAGCAAGCCAGGGTGTACTGGCATCTGTGGGTAATGTTGTGCTTGTCAGTCCTACCAGTAACAAAGATTGGGCTACCTCTGCttcactgaagaaagaaaatcttcAACTCCAGCCAACAGATGAAGCTCCCGAGGAGAACCTGCCAGTTTTTCTGCAAGCCTCGCCTTCCCAGGTTACAGCTATTCCAAGTTTGGCCTCCAGGGCCAAAAATGTTGTAGCCAGTATACGGATTCGGGATTTGTCTGTGGCTTTTCAGAGTGGGCTGGATATTACTAAATCAAAGTTTGCCATAGACACTAAAACAGCATCAGATTTGGCCAAATTTGATCAGAGGATGTTGGATAGTACAGATGAGTCGCAGCAATCTGAAGAAGGGGATGCCCATTACCTGCCTATGACAGATGATGAGCTGGCTGAGATTGCTGAGATTCAGTCATCAGgggaatggaaaataccatccctCCAACAGCAAAGAAAAACACAACGTTACTTTGTGCGTCTGGGATCCCTGCCTCTCAACCTCCACCAGCAGGCCATTGAGTACTCCGTTGTAAAACTAGAGCAAATCAAGCAGAATGTCTTTGAGACTCACCTGCAGCTTTCTCAGATCATCAGCTTAATTAATAATGTTAAACAGACTGGTACTCCATGGTGTGAGAGTCAAGAGAAACTTGACCAAATATGGGTTCACTGGAATCGATTATTTCCTACAAATAATAAGCAAGATGCTGCAAAGATTGAGTCCCGTACTCTCCTCCTATTTATGAAGCTCTTCTACAAGCTTTTGAACATCATCTTACTGCTCTTGTCTAGCACACGAGGCCTTTACGATGACATTTGGAGAAAGATAAGGCAGAGTCTTTATTGTATAAGAGAGTATGAGGCTACCCTTGCCAACCTGAATTCCTTTCAGGATCTTTCTTGCAAGTTCATAAACCTAATCCAGGAGGAGAGCAGCAAGATCCTAGCATTCCTAGACCAAATACAAGACAATCTGGCTGAGGACAAACCTTTCACTTGGATCATGGGACCCTTTGTCCCATCCAACCAAGGTTCCCAAAAGGCTGAGAAAACTTTTGAGAAGGTTTCAGAAGACTAG